The Bactrocera dorsalis isolate Fly_Bdor chromosome 3, ASM2337382v1, whole genome shotgun sequence genomic interval gaaattttttacatatacatacaaatgtacttaGTTTCTGTGGGAGAAATTTGAGAAGGATTGTCATACAAGTAAAAACCAATTCAAATTTGGCCCTGACGGACAAGAAAAGCTATGTGTATAATATACATtaaggtgttttttttttaactattatttttttcagtcccgtcacgaaattttcttgaaaataccctaaaaaaaatttcctgaaaatttaaacccttaatattaacattaagaactggaccaaggcctgtaaaaatttcccttgaaaatacactacaatcgtgaatttttatctttaaattcctacagatcagaggtattttacggcatcgctttgactttagacgcatatttctcagaattgttcccTCTACAAAAGCgtccagtgcaacaaagtcgtaactcacaccggcgaggtagtacggggctctaaactcgattttccaagaatttcgcattttttgtatatatctcgaaAATGACAAAAGCaacagaaaaaatgtacatgacgaatttgtaggaaattttatttgctataaaaaaggttcaAGGACAAAATCGCTaacattaatacttctcgatatatttagctttttaagtaaggctttatagaatttttatagacaCGTATTAAGAAAACTAATGTCATTCACTTCGTAACTAAGTAGGCTAGACTCACCAAAagacttttgtaaaattttctgcgatttcgtaaactctttgtttattttattttccatggtaaaaatttccataaaatctTCTCGGCTTTTATCAATCTAGAAAAATTTCTGTTGCCGATTTGGTTTGCGCGCATAGTTTTTATAGGACAGACAAGTCCGgttttgatcagatggtatacaAATAATCTGCTTGGAGACGaaatactactgtgggcaaaaaatagtaagactttttaatttaaatttcgcgcgataacccattcgtcgaaatatatTTGTTCAAGATTGGTATGACCTTCATACATAAAGTGTACTCGGCTATTTTTACGTTGAGTaaattttatcaacaaaaatgtttcaataaattttgtatgcggGATCAAATTTCTTGCGCAAAAATGTTTTGAATGTTGGAAAACGTCTTCGGTGATAAATTTTTGTCACGACCAAGTGTTTCTGATTGGTTGAGAACGCGTTAACGACGAATCACATCCTGAACGGCAATTAGGCGAAGTgatgaaacatatttttacttgcgatgagtcttggatgtATGCTTACGACCCCAAAAAATACGATCACTTGGATGGATATCTTGGCAAATGTGAGCCGAAGCCCAAAAAAACACGTTAAAGCAGGTCGAAAAAATCatggttatgttgacagttttcttttattatcgAGGCGTGTTGCACTACGAATTCTTTTCGAgcggccaaactgtcaataaGCAATACTATTTAAGTGATGTGCAAAAAAGGGCCGGAATTTTTTTTGCACTACGATAATGCATCGTCGCATAATGCaatgattcttcgtgagttttcgtaaatttttcaaccaatatcgtgccgtaactaccgtattcgcctgatttagttcggagtgaaggctattccggaaactGACTTTGGTGTGTTATAGCCTTCATGTATAATTCTAAGCATAGACATTCCATCAGGGCACGTCTGATAATATTTAATGTCATTCATAAATATCACGTGCGCTTTTGAGACTTTCTACATACACTTTCCAAGCCCCTTGGCCCATCGTTGCATGTGAGTAATgcctaaaaatatatgttgccTTCAACACAATTGCTTTCAAAAAACAATCGATAATGACCCACAAACTACTCAATCAATCACGAAATTTTGTGGTTTGCAAAATCAGACAATTACTTCAAGGGCACAGATTTCTACTATAAAAGACGACTTTAATTAGCGGGCAGCTCATTAGCGTTAAAATCTTCGAAAAGTACGAGCTAACGATCTATCAACATGCAAACTGTCGCTGTAACTTGCTTTTGCTTGGCCCTAATTGGCGCTGCTGCGGTAAGTGAATAATACAGTTATTTtgtccataattttttattcaatattttactatCCTCCTAACTTGCCAGGCTATACCTTTTGGAGTGGACGTGAGGTCTGCTGACCACGGCGTACTCCGCCTGTTGGCTGAAGCGAATGCCATGAGCGGCACCGCTGATCCCGCAGTCACCACTGAGTGTTTCAATTACTATATGCCAATCATAAACAAAATCTCCGCGAATTTCTCGACGCAGTATGAGCAATGTGTCACCGTGGCCACGCAAGCATCAGCCAATCTTACCGCCACGGCTGCCCAGAACCGCGTTGCCTTTGTGAATCAGACCGCCAGCATATGCAGCGCTTTCACCACATGCAACAGCGACAATGATACCCTGGACTTCTTCAACTGCTACGTCACCGCTGTAAGTGTACTTGTTTTATTGGAAGTAAAATCATGTCTGTGAACTAACTATCCCTCGCTACAACTAGGCTTCAGCCGATATTTTGGACATCTATACACTCTCGGATAGCGCCTCGACTGCTGCGCTTTCATTGAAGAGTGGTTTGCAAATGATCAGTGATAAGGAGACTTCCTGCACCAGCGACGCTCAGCGCACCTACACCACACAGACTGCAGAAACTTATAAGGAGTTGTACGCATGCTTCGTCAGTGGCTTACCAGGTTCCACTACTGCGGCTACATCCAGTACTGCTCCCCCCGAAAGTTCTGCTGCCGATGACAGTACTGCTTCTGTTGCTAGCTCAGCCGCTCCTCTTGCCTCGTAAATTTTTGTTGTGTAGATAGAAGGTAGATTGTGTCatgttttctaaaatttgttcaCGCTGAAAACTTAAACGAAGAGAAAAGTCGACTTTAAATAGAGTgatgatttaaatattcttataaAGTGTATAGAAAATGCAATATTATCCATATACATATCGattcaatgttttatttttacataaacgATTAATGGgtaattattcatttatttcattattcccTTTTATTTATTGCCTGAACGACTCGAAGCTAAGCTGTATGTGTTTCTGCTGTTTATCGATAACTGAAATCTGTATTCAAAGAGCCTATACCCGCCGTAATTACTACTCTACGATGTTCTTATACTTTACTAGAGTAGATTACTAAATTTGTTCGACGAATGACTTACATATATTGAAGTGAAAAAGCTCTCAGACGCATTCAATGATTCTTCTTTGAAATGTCGGAGTATTGAAGAAAACAGTTCATATTCGCACTGCAAAGAATCATTGttctttataataaagaaaacttcAGCCGAAGGACATTGAATTTTCGACGAAACTCTTTGTGAACATGCTTTAGCTGACCGAACGTGCCAAAAGTGATTTGTGAGGAAGAGATTTTGGCTTGGAAGACGAACAATGTCTTGGCCGGTGAAAGCActactttatgaaaatttttggcaaacatAAAAAGAGCTCGCTCGAATTTTTGAGAGTCACTCAGAAGACTATTTAAAAAGGTTTAAAAGCTGTCGGTTACAATCAAAAGCAAGGGAATGGGAagctttttaattgaaagcaaaAGGCGTTGAAGGACGATTTTGTATGCCACTCTGCTTGATCGCTACAAAATAAGTCGGTTTCGTGTCGCATTGAGACAATACGACCACCTAAAATGCAATTCGTCGCTTGGCGTTATGTTGCAAGAACggttaaaaagtatttataaaacaGGGGATGGGTAGTTTTTCTTCACCTGCCTTATAGTCAATACCTTGTCGCTTCCGGCTAATGTTTATTCCGGTTAAGTATCAAAAATTAACTTGATTCCTTTTTGGCTGCCAAGACGATGCATTTCTTTTGCGAtggcatttaaaaataaagagaaagatGGAATaatgttataatttttgtttaggtAATGCTTTGATTAAAGTTATTGGGCAtgcttttcttaaaaatttaaccTTTGACTTGGGTTCAAGTTGTTTAAGAGACCATtagaatatgattttttatattgctaGAGAATAAATTGAGTAATTGAGTAAAAAGAATGAGACCAAACAGATTTAGAAAATTGCTACAAGATTGTATTCTCAGTTTCAGATCTACATATATGAGCTCCTTTTAATGAATACTGTTGAAAAAATGCTTATATTAATGAACTCAAATTGGGGGTATAAGAATTGAAGTGCTgacaaagtataaaaatttggcATCACTATTTCCCTATCACTCTTTCACAATTAATTGTCAAACAACAGCATAACTGTGAAGAAATGTTTGTCCTTAGTAGGAAACGTTTCGGTATATGTACCTCAAAGTATCGTCTCGACTACGGTTTCATAGATTCAATTAGGGGGATTTTATAAAATGCGTATATAAGTGATCAGCACGAAAAATTGAGTCAacttttcattgttgttgtcaatGTACAATGCAACCAGCCGTCCGGGCCTGAACTatgccgcaccaatatggtcgcctggatgcagcgatacgcagacgaggaagctgcAAACTTGTCAGGACATTCCACTTCGAACTACGACAGGCTGCCTCTTGATTGCTTCTATCGAAAACCAACATAGTGAGGCCCGTATGATCCTAGCTAAGAAGCTTAATGAATTCCTCTGCAAGTGGTTCCTATTGGagtgctttcgcagaaatcatacCTACAATCACCTAGTTGAAACGGAATCGCCTCCttggagcatcaagaggtcattcctcaactACGTAGACGACATCAAACAATACGACggccagacttcggacgcaacgaACTTCCGAAAAGTACCGCCCGCTATTCATAGTGGAgacatcaacaccttcaccaacTCTTTATCAGTGAATgacgtacttggagtcaaaccaccacctattgcagacaaACAGCTCGAGTTGCCACGAGAAACGAGAATGTCTCTTTCGTAGCTTCATACTGGATACCGTAGCAAGGTAAAcacctacttatccagaataaaGCCCGACATTTCTAATATATGTCTACCGCGCAATGAGTCTACGCAAGACTCTAAatacctctttgcatgccccaccaactgcactcatctaacaccctttGGTTAGACCACATTGTAACAGCGCGCTTCTTGAGCCTTCCGTTGAATGACGTCGCCGTCAACTtagctaatccttaccatctTAACAGGGACTAGGTacccgttaaaacaacaacaattaatgtCTCTTCCTGCTTTTTTCTCCAAGCTTTCTCTGTTGTTaaacagaaatttatattttctttgtctTCTATGCTTTTCTCGCACCTCCACTCAAGCCCTTGCTTttacattgtatatatttaagcaaCCGTTATTGtactttataattaaatatatttatttatataaccgTAAACACAACAGAATATCGCATTAGAGGTTCAACTCACGCTCTCTGGAGCGCATTTTATCACCACTTCCTACACTTATGTACCTTCGAAAAGAGAACTGTAAATTTTAACCGTAATGTGTTTGCTTTGTTCGGCAAAGCGTTTTTAGTTATTGCTTACCTGTGtgaaacaagaacaaaaacaatgcgCGCGTATTTCATCAAGCAAATGCGGTGTGTTGGAAGTAAGCAACACGGATGCATCATTCAGCAAGAATATTTTAGACGCCGAGTAAAGCGATTACATtaattttcttcattaaaaagTCTGCGCGCAAAAATGCTTCGGAGGAAAATGTAGTGCGGTTACATAAGCATATGTGTACACGTAATTGttagcgtgtgtgtgtgttgagcaCTTATGTTAAATTTAAGCTCACTTGTAGTTGCAATTTGCTGCTTTCTCACACAATTTCCCCTTCCCAATAACTGCCTCTCGCTCGCAGCAATTTtgatgttgttattatttttcgtaACTTGCGGAACGCCGCAATGTTAACGGCAGTGAGAAATCTCAAAATTGACTTGGTGGTAGGGCCTTTTGTttactcatacacacatacagccacattcacacacacacgcatttacTCCCAGACTTGTATACCGTTTACACGCAAGCGCCCGGGCAAGAGTTCGTAAGGATGTGGGGAAGTTATTATTGCGCGTCgtttttaaaatgcttttaaggattaaaagaaaatttcttaaGTATAAAAACAACGGAGTGTCGCAACAGCATGTGGAAATGAAATTTAGTGAAATTTGCTTGAGTTTGGCTGTAATTTAATTTGGAGGCACTGCGGTGGCGTAGTGGATTCTCAACTTGCAGAGCAAATGGATATAAGATTagaataaattcttaaaaaataataatgataacaaTGCAGCACTTAGACCGCTTAGACTGCGACGAACTTCCGCTTTATTATGTGTTATGATTACATATTCAGAAACACTTTGGAAAGctcaagaaaattaaattatggtGATGCAAGAAAGATGATATGGAGGCAATGCATAGGATTCCGTAAAAGTTGGACAACGTATGGCATTACCCACTTTAAAGTGATATTATTTATCTGAGAAACgcctcgaccgatttcaatcatATGTGCTGCATCATATAATCGTGTTATTCTAATAAATGTTGTGAAATTCCGTTTTAAACTTTACAGCTTATAAATCCAGAAATATCCAAGATatcggaaaatgttttttttgtcaattcTTCCCTTACAATGTTGACGAAATCGAACCATAAGTTTCGAAGTCctcagataccgaatatgtgaacttCGATAATTAAACTGACATTTTCCTTATAATATCGGTTTCTCTGTGAGATTtgcgtaggttgccttttatatgtCAGAATTAGCGTTGAAATTTGGAAACAcaactttcaattttttacaattttcaacatGGATTTGAGGGAATGAATTTGAGGAAATGTTTGTGACAGTGTTCACTATCCAATaatgcaacaaaacaaaaatcgatttatcgaaaattttacacagaCACAATCCCCTAACTCAGCTACACTGGATAGATGaacttaattatatttttagcgATGAAGATCCCTCTAGGACCAGTATTTGTCGACTGTATAGTGAATGCAAACGAGGTCATAGAACATTccaagccaaatttcgtgaaggtcgtctAAAATCAGTTGTTGATCCGCAAACTATTAATCGTCATCCGCCTTATCGTGACATTGAGACAACTAAAGGCATTTGTGGGAGCAGTATACAATCTATATTGTAAGAACATTTAACCGTAAAACAATTTGCTCACATTGGATCCCTCACAATCTGTCAATCGCGAAAATAGGCTAGATTGAtagagaaaaatgttaaaaaatatgttagcTGTGCTTTGAAATACTTATCACACATCGTGACAAGTCATGAATGATGGATTAACACGtatgaatccaaaagtaaaCAGCAGCAGACTGTATGGGTGTTTCCAGATGAGCAGAATTCAAAAAAGTTATTCGCACATGAAGCACTTACAAGCAAATGATTGCCTGTTTTTATGAAACAACTGCATGTATCGCAACCATACCACTAGAAGAATGCAGAACAATAAGTTCTAAGTGATGCACAACTATCTGTTTGCCAGTTGTCTATCATGAAACCAGGAAAATCAACCGTCAAAGATGGATCATtcttcaccacgacaatgcgAACTCTCACacatattctaaaatattttttagcactcaaaacattgtttttatgAGTCATCCACCATTAAGTCCTAACTTCGCTTCGAATGACCTCTTATTATTCTGGTACGAAAATACATAAGCTACTAGGTCAACATTATTCGACATTTGAAGAAACGGTTGATGCGTTTAAAATGCTTTAATATGAATGACAAAGGCGTTTCAACAATTAGATCAAAAGCATGCAAAAGTTTATAGGTcttaatgaagaatattttgaaaaacaataacgCAATTTTGGATGACTAatacttctttttgttttctaatcccgaaatataaagtAACCCTGGTATTAATAAGCATTTATCGGTCAATACGTGAGATATCTGAAGGAAATTAAGAAAGCACATGTTTCTGAATATTGTGCCCAGATGCCAATAATGGACAAAATCGTATCAATATTTCACCAAAACCTGCATATACTATACCTGGTCTAATCCAGCTGTCCAGTtgacttaaattttattaaatttaaaatatgtttttttaagtaGATGTGGCCTCACGCAAAATGTGAATGAAATGTGGCTAGGTCGAGGTAGGTTCGAATCCCATAGTCCCTATATAATGACATCCGCGCCTCCTGTTACTTCCCTCGAATatattcagtattgtttggttgAGTGTTTACCTCattcgtacatatgtgtgtatgaggatttcaattaaatgaagGATTAGTATTAAGCCGTTCGATTTGTATTATTTAGAACGGTTTTAATACAATTGTCTCAGATAAGAAACTAATTGtttatacgaggtttgacaattaagtaatgagactgattttattgccgcgcttgtgtaAAACCTGTGACGTTGCCTTTCtcttccctttctcttttttcggcatctcaaatcaagagcaacgagcagaagactgtttggaactagtggaaaacgatcccacgctgcttgatcgagttattacaggcgatgagagctggtttttccaatacgaNNNNNNNNNNNNNNNNNNNNNNNNNNNNNNNNNNNNNNNNNNNNNNNNNNNNNNNNNNNNNNNNNNNNNNNNNNNNNNNNNNNNNNNNNNNNNNNNNNNNNNNNNNNNNNNNNNNNNNNNNNNNNNNNNNNNNNNNNNNNNNNNNNNNNNNNNNNNNNNNNNNNNNNNNNNNNNNNNNNNNNNNNNNNNNNNNNNNNNNNNNNNNNNNNNNNNNNNNNNNNNNNNNNNNNNNNNNNNNNNNNNNNNNNNNNNNNNNNNNNNNNNNNNNNNNNNNNNNNNNNNNNNNNNNNNNNNNNNNNNNNNNNNNNNNNNNNNNNNNNNNNNNNNNNNNNNNNNNNNNNNNNNNNNNNNNNNNNNNNNNNNNNNNNNNNNNNNNNNNNNNNNNNNNNNNNNNNNNNNNNNNNNNNNNNNNNNNNNNNNNNNNNNNNNNNNNNNNNNNNNNNNNNNNNNNNNNNNNNNNNNNNNNNNNNNNNNNNNNNNNNNNNNNNNNNNNNNNNNNNtgaatatatatatattgatcaatgtttccttttttttttttccataaatccAAACTTTATGAAATTGGgtaattattcattttatttcaaagaaaGTTTTGGTTAGATCGTATCCATTCAATTTATTGTCTAAACGACTGGaattaaagacaattttttctatatgaAATTAAGGCACTAAGAAGTTCACAGAACACCGATATAAGTCTGTCtaaaatttgtatgtgtttttctTACTGTTTATCGATGACGAGGAAGCTGCAAACTTGTCAGAACATTCCACTTCGAACTACGACAGGCTTGATCGCCTATCGAAAACCTGCATAGTGAGGACTGTATGATCCTAGTTAAGAAGCATAATGAAAACCTCTCGAGAGTAGGTCAGGGagtgctttcgcagaaatcatccctTCAGGCAAATGTTTGCAGCGGAACTGCCTCCTAAGCATgaagaggtcattcctcaactacgtcgacgacatctaCCAATACgacgaccagacttcggacgcagcAAACTTCCGAAAAGTACTGTCCGCTATTCACAGTGgcgccatcaacaccttcaacAATTCCCTATCAGTGTaaggcgtacttggagtcaaaccaccacctattttGCCGCGAGAAATGAGTGTGGTCTCTTGTGTAGCTTCATACTGGATACTGTAGCAAGGTAAATAATACTTATTCAGAATAGACCCCGACTAATCTAATATGTGTCCACCGTGTAATCAGTCACGTTATGACTCTGGCCACCTTTTTGCACACACACCAACTACTACACATCTGATACCCCTCTCTCTTTGGTTCGACCACGTTGTAACAGCGCGTTTCTTGGGCCTTCCGTTGGATGACGTCGCCGTCAACTAGCTAGTCCTTACCATCCCAACGGAGGACTAGGTacccgttaaaacaacaacaattaatgtCTCTCCTGCTTTTTCTCCATTCTTTCTCTATTGTTAGAcagcaatttattttttgctttgtccTCCTATGTTTTTCTCGTAACTTCACTTAAGTTCCTTGCTTTTACATTGTACTTAAGCAACCGTTATTCtactttataattaaatatatttatttatataaccgTAAACACAACAGAATGTCGCATTAGAGGTTCAACTCACGCTCTCTCGAGCGCATTTTATCACCACTTCCTACATTTATGTACCTTCGAAAAGAGAACTGTAAATTTTAACCGTAATGTGTTTGCTTTGTTCGGCAAAGCGGTCTAAGTTATTGCTTACCTGtgtaaaacagcaacaaaagcaatgcgCGCGTATTTCATCAAGCAAATGCGATGTGTTGGAAGTAAGCAACACGGATGCATCATTCACCAAGAATATTTTAGACGCCGACTAAAGCGATTACATtaattttcttcattaaaaagTCTGCTCAGCAAAAATGCTTCGGAGGCAAATGTAGTGCGACCACAAAAGCATATGTGTACACGTAATTGttggagtgtgtgtgtgtcgagCACTTATGTTAAATTTAAGCTCACTCGTAGTTGCAATTTGCTGCTTTCTCACACAATTTCCCCTCTCCAAGCAGCGCCACTCACTCgcaacaattttgttgttgttattatttttcgtaACTTGCGGAACGCCGCAATGTTAACGGCAGTGAGAAATCTCAAAATTGACTTGGTGGCAGGGCCTTTTGTttactcatacacacatacacccacattcacacacacacgcatttacTCCCAGACTTGTGTACCGTTTACGCTTACACGCATGCACCCAGCCAACAGTTCGTAAGGATGTGGGGAAGTTATTATTGCGCGTCGcttttaaaatgcttttaagGATTGAAAGAAATTTCCTTAAGTATAAAAACAACGGAGTGTCGCAACAGTATGTGGAAATGAAATTTAGTGAAATTTGCTTGAGTTTGGCTGTAATTTAATTTGGAGGCACTGCGGTGGCGTAGTGGATTCTCAACTTGCAGAGCTGAGAGatataaaattagaataaattcttaaaaaataataataataacaatgtaGCACTTAGACTGCGACGAACTTCCGCTTTATTTTGTGATATGATTATTTTGGCAGAAACACATTAGAAAGCTCAAGGAAATTAAATTATCCTGATTTTTTACCAAATTATACTAAactatgtactaaaaaattgagGCCTATGTTCCACCTTTGAGGCCCTAGGTTCacacgggaaaatatatatatacatatgtatactaaaatACTAAAGAAACACGTTAGAAGCATTAAATTATGCAGTAAAGATGATATGGAAGCATTTCAAAGGATTCCGTAAAAGTTGGACAACGTATGGCATTACCCATTTTAAAGTGATATTATTTATCTGAGAAACGCCTCGACCGATTTTCAATCATATGTGCTGCCATCATATAATCGTGTCATTCTAATAAAATGTTGTGAAATTCCCATATAAACTTTACAGCTTATAAATCCagaaatatccaaaaaaattttcttcaattcttCCCTTACAACGTTGGCGAAATTGAACCTTAAGTTTCTAAGTCCTCAGATACCGAATGTGTGAACTTCCGATAATTAAACTGACATTTTCCCTACAATATCGGTTTCTATGTGAGATTtgcgtaggttgccttttatatgtCAGAATTAGCGTTGAAATTTGGAAACACAACTTTTTAccataaaattgttatttgatGTTATACATATTCAGAATATTTAGCCATACGAGCGCTTGTTTCGTTTacttacagtaacttaaaatattcagttttgctaaaaaattggTATTAAATCGCGCGACTATTTTTTACAATTGTCAACATGGATTTGAGGGAATGAATTTGAGGAAATGTTTGTGACAGTGTTTACTATCCAATCACAATCCCTTAACTCAGCTACACTGGCTAGATGgacttaattatatatttagcGATGAAGATCCCTCTAGGAACCTGTTTTTGTCGATTGTATAGTGAATACAAACGAGGTCGTAGAACATTCcaagccaaatttcgtaaaggtcgtccaaaatcagttgttgatCCGCAAACTACTTATTGATCGTCATATGCCTTATCGTGACATTGGGACAACTAAAGGCATTTGTGGGTGCAATAGACACTTTATATTGTAAGAACATTTAACCGTAAAACAATTTGCTCATATTGGATCCCGCACAACTTCTCGATTGTTTAAAAAAGGCTCGTGCGATTAGTCAagataaatgttaaaaaatacgtTAGCTGTGCTTTGAAACACTTATCACACATCGTGACAGGTCATAAATGATGGATTAACACGtatgaatccaaaagtaaaCAGCAGCAGACTGTATGGGTGTTTCCAGATGAGCAGAATTCAAAAAAGTTGTTCGCACACGAAGCACTTACAAGCAAATGATAGCGTCTTTTTATAGAATAACTGAATATATCGCAACCATACCACTAGAAGAATGCAGAATAAGAAGTTCCGAGTGATGCACAACTATCTGTTTGCCAGTTGTCTATCATAAAACCAGGAAAATCAACCGTCGAAGACGGATCATTcttcaccaagacaatgcgAACTCTCACACatcgattaaaatatttttgagcactcaaaacatcgcTTTTATGAGTCATCCCTGAAAATCTTAGAATCGAGTAACCTCTTGTTTTTCTcctacgaaaaaaataaacttaaaagtcaacatttttcgacacctgaagagacGGTTGATGCATTCAAAACGCTGCTAGAAGATACTACTTTAATCAGACTGACAAATACGCTTCTACAAATAGTTCAAATGCAAGCAAAAGTTTGTAGATCTTAATagggaatattttgaaaaacat includes:
- the LOC105226259 gene encoding protein TsetseEP, which gives rise to MQTVAVTCFCLALIGAAAAIPFGVDVRSADHGVLRLLAEANAMSGTADPAVTTECFNYYMPIINKISANFSTQYEQCVTVATQASANLTATAAQNRVAFVNQTASICSAFTTCNSDNDTLDFFNCYVTAASADILDIYTLSDSASTAALSLKSGLQMISDKETSCTSDAQRTYTTQTAETYKELYACFVSGLPGSTTAATSSTAPPESSAADDSTASVASSAAPLAS